A genomic segment from Tuwongella immobilis encodes:
- a CDS encoding PepSY domain-containing protein encodes MDQLDSPVPIPTATITKPKYVPPPRPLSRRILQVIRRGHLYVGLMLFPWAILYGVTGFLFNHPTLFADAPTVRFSPADLQGTPLESPPSPQQQAEAVLAALNAQQQPTEAYGMGGDPACYSARDTFVATVKAADRSFFVVYEPLSNSGTIRETTTRVLAEKAPFATGRAEPPRQRGMGMGGPMQHQHGGISIPDSIIERIQSAIPTLLQRHGFPSGAVTVTTAPDIRFPVMVGEQLWTAKYNPITTAVTGTVGEPQNELTVRTFLLRLHLTRGYPGEISTKWYWAIGVDAIAVVLCFWGVSGLLMWWQIKATRLPGLIVLAVSAITATSLGIAMHDILSR; translated from the coding sequence ATGGACCAACTCGATTCACCTGTGCCAATCCCCACTGCGACAATCACCAAACCGAAGTATGTGCCTCCGCCTCGTCCCTTGTCTCGAAGAATCCTCCAGGTGATTCGTCGGGGGCATTTGTATGTTGGTTTGATGCTTTTTCCATGGGCGATTCTCTACGGGGTTACCGGATTTTTGTTCAACCATCCGACCTTGTTTGCCGATGCGCCGACGGTTCGCTTTTCTCCTGCCGATCTGCAGGGGACTCCGCTGGAATCGCCTCCTTCGCCGCAGCAACAAGCCGAGGCGGTGTTGGCGGCCTTGAATGCGCAGCAACAACCAACCGAAGCCTACGGGATGGGAGGAGATCCCGCTTGCTATTCTGCACGAGATACGTTCGTTGCGACTGTGAAGGCGGCGGATCGAAGTTTTTTCGTGGTGTATGAGCCGTTGAGCAACAGTGGTACCATTCGGGAAACCACCACGCGAGTCCTTGCGGAGAAAGCTCCCTTTGCCACGGGCCGCGCGGAACCGCCTCGTCAACGTGGCATGGGGATGGGAGGACCAATGCAGCATCAGCATGGCGGGATTTCGATTCCGGATTCGATCATCGAGCGAATCCAATCGGCCATTCCGACGTTGCTCCAGCGGCATGGTTTCCCCAGTGGAGCAGTGACCGTCACCACGGCCCCGGATATTCGCTTTCCAGTCATGGTCGGCGAGCAGTTGTGGACGGCGAAGTACAACCCGATCACAACCGCCGTCACGGGGACCGTTGGCGAACCCCAGAATGAACTCACCGTGCGCACGTTTCTACTGCGGCTGCATCTCACACGCGGCTATCCGGGGGAGATTTCCACGAAATGGTATTGGGCAATCGGTGTTGATGCGATTGCAGTTGTTCTCTGTTTCTGGGGCGTTTCCGGATTGTTGATGTGGTGGCAAATCAAGGCAACTCGACTGCCTGGATTGATTGTCTTGGCGGTTAGCGCCATCACGGCAACCAGCCTCGGGATTGCCATGCACGACATCTTGAGCCGATAA
- a CDS encoding DUF58 domain-containing protein, producing MRKHFDPDGLSKLGNLELIAKQVVEGFLTGRHRSPYHGFSVEYLDHRPYTPGDEIRSIDWKILARTDKYHVKLFEDETNLRATILLDCSKSMAFQHSGKLSKLTYGSYLAAALTHLMLRQNDAVGLVLFDTAVRQYLPPKAKPTQFRRVLELLEPEASPGDTDVGSVLHEVAERIRRRGLVILISDCIDDVASIASGLQHFKHNAHEVLVFQVMDDAELTFPYDRLTRFQDMEGLGKVVANPKSLRGRYLARIQEFLEGVRATCFERDIGYQLANTNEPYDQFLAAYLEKRSRIG from the coding sequence ATGCGCAAGCACTTCGACCCGGATGGCCTCTCGAAATTGGGGAATCTCGAACTGATCGCCAAACAGGTGGTCGAGGGATTCCTCACCGGTCGCCACCGCAGCCCGTACCACGGCTTCTCCGTGGAATACCTCGATCATCGCCCATACACCCCCGGCGATGAAATTCGTTCCATTGATTGGAAAATCCTCGCCCGCACCGATAAATACCATGTCAAACTGTTCGAGGACGAAACCAATCTTCGTGCCACAATCTTGCTCGATTGCTCGAAATCCATGGCATTCCAGCATTCTGGCAAGCTTTCCAAGTTGACCTACGGAAGTTATCTCGCGGCCGCGCTCACGCATTTAATGCTCCGTCAGAATGATGCCGTCGGGCTGGTTCTGTTTGATACTGCCGTCCGGCAATATCTGCCGCCCAAGGCCAAACCCACGCAGTTTCGCCGGGTATTGGAACTGCTCGAACCCGAAGCCAGTCCAGGAGATACGGATGTTGGGAGCGTCCTTCACGAAGTCGCGGAACGAATCCGCCGCCGGGGCTTGGTGATTCTCATCAGCGATTGCATCGATGATGTCGCCTCCATCGCCAGCGGCCTGCAACACTTCAAACACAACGCTCATGAAGTCCTCGTGTTCCAAGTCATGGATGATGCTGAACTCACCTTCCCATACGATCGTCTGACTCGCTTTCAGGATATGGAAGGACTCGGCAAAGTCGTCGCAAATCCGAAAAGCTTACGGGGACGCTACTTAGCACGCATCCAAGAGTTTCTGGAAGGCGTGCGAGCGACCTGTTTCGAACGGGACATCGGCTATCAACTGGCCAACACGAACGAACCATACGACCAATTTCTGGCCGCATACCTGGAAAAGCGTTCGCGAATTGGCTGA
- a CDS encoding serine/threonine-protein kinase has translation MSASPVEQMLQAIQQLNLLSPKQLTLAEQEKPANLDDVQDFARRLIAKDLLTLYQARKLYQGKASELVIGPYLLLDKLGEGGMGRVYKARHSRMGRIVALKVVRPQLVSNPTALGRFRREARAAGQLDHPNIVRLLDAEEFGPHHTLVMEFVDGQDLAKIIHERGPLSVAEACRMIRQAALGLQHAHNRGVIHRDIKPSNMLVSLDAQGNLGTLKILDMGLARPAFEQPNEQMTALTQEGTVVGTPDYMAPEQAKNSRTVDHRADLYSLGCSFYFLLTGRPPFVKGNTMEKLLSHQLDPVPSMYTYRNDIPPVIDALVMRLLAKVPADRFEKASHLALALEKLSPQELPDTTQMTPGQSPAPNGGATGLSGGRLLGGIPSGGKAAGGSPGLLRGASAGSGTAQLVGTPGQSPSPDGLTSPPTSGHMGGVPATMGAISGGLPGTGTGAISGATNGPISGPMAGAAVYVPPRTIPASAPESPFDFEAAQSGAVEPAEPVHRQQSLILGLFGIGIALVVMVIVFARFNSSTPTTQPVIQASDTITPNSIKNPPKPKPPETTELQPTRGESNWAKLIPSSAGAVMVVNAPAFLQIPFFQEQFATRFAENWGQIGQIVGLTLPTDLERVIVVIPAEGTPVQQSIVLIQITPTWASLRAILENQRGDEDRKSPVDGMGPIYRWSTDGLPNERAHVTFLDSHTLAVSSDRQELIALMRQFRGVRPGLAPTEPLAMAISQWTDGHLIQLATSRSLKSLASGESAAVQWMSLQVLLDDRLRIDGVVAGAAEADVRKQISQWLLLVGGLGILESRLNILGEWAGSIQLEATVSRPTNSVLRVRSSIPAERFLNWVGERVDEADPLLPAVRLLGSGAMYRFLPVVPMPEVPPTPAPAPAASPETVPPATMPPMPPPAAAPTPTPAPTATPAPTPTPTPAPTPTPANAPEGAKPTSPTP, from the coding sequence ATGTCAGCCAGTCCGGTCGAACAAATGTTGCAGGCCATTCAGCAGCTGAATCTGCTGTCGCCTAAGCAATTGACCCTGGCCGAGCAGGAAAAACCTGCGAATCTGGACGATGTCCAAGATTTCGCCCGTCGGCTCATCGCCAAAGACCTTCTCACCCTCTATCAAGCGCGAAAGCTTTACCAAGGCAAAGCCAGCGAACTGGTCATTGGTCCGTATTTGCTGCTGGACAAACTTGGCGAAGGCGGAATGGGGCGCGTCTACAAAGCCCGCCATTCGCGCATGGGGCGAATTGTGGCGCTGAAGGTGGTGCGACCGCAATTGGTGAGCAACCCCACCGCGTTGGGGCGATTCCGGCGGGAAGCCCGCGCGGCAGGGCAGTTAGATCATCCGAATATCGTGCGATTGCTGGATGCAGAGGAGTTTGGCCCGCATCACACGCTCGTCATGGAATTTGTCGATGGGCAGGATCTCGCCAAAATCATCCACGAACGCGGTCCGCTGTCGGTAGCGGAAGCGTGTCGCATGATTCGCCAAGCGGCGTTGGGGCTTCAACATGCGCACAATCGCGGCGTGATTCATCGCGATATTAAACCCTCGAATATGTTGGTGAGTTTGGATGCCCAGGGGAATTTGGGGACCCTGAAGATTTTGGATATGGGCTTGGCCCGACCCGCGTTTGAGCAGCCGAATGAGCAGATGACGGCCCTCACTCAGGAAGGGACGGTCGTTGGTACGCCAGACTATATGGCACCGGAACAGGCCAAGAATTCCCGCACGGTCGATCATCGGGCCGACTTATACAGCTTGGGATGTTCGTTTTATTTTCTGCTGACCGGCCGACCGCCCTTCGTGAAGGGCAATACGATGGAAAAATTATTGAGCCATCAGTTGGATCCGGTTCCATCGATGTATACCTATCGGAATGATATTCCGCCGGTGATCGATGCATTGGTCATGCGATTGTTGGCCAAAGTGCCAGCCGATCGATTCGAAAAAGCCTCCCATTTGGCACTGGCACTCGAAAAATTATCCCCGCAAGAACTGCCCGATACCACGCAGATGACCCCAGGCCAATCCCCGGCTCCAAACGGGGGAGCCACCGGTCTATCAGGTGGGCGGTTATTGGGGGGAATTCCATCCGGTGGAAAAGCGGCGGGCGGTTCTCCAGGGTTGCTTCGTGGGGCGAGCGCCGGTTCGGGAACGGCGCAGCTGGTTGGCACCCCCGGGCAATCGCCGTCACCAGACGGGTTGACCTCGCCGCCGACTTCGGGGCATATGGGCGGCGTTCCGGCCACGATGGGGGCGATTTCGGGTGGCCTGCCGGGGACCGGTACGGGTGCGATCTCCGGAGCGACGAATGGGCCGATTTCGGGGCCAATGGCGGGGGCTGCGGTGTATGTGCCGCCTCGGACGATTCCGGCCTCCGCACCCGAATCACCATTTGATTTTGAAGCGGCCCAAAGCGGAGCCGTCGAACCCGCAGAACCCGTGCATCGGCAGCAATCTCTGATTTTGGGATTATTCGGCATCGGGATTGCCTTGGTCGTGATGGTGATCGTCTTCGCGCGGTTTAATTCGAGCACCCCGACAACGCAACCCGTGATCCAGGCATCAGATACGATCACGCCCAACTCGATCAAGAATCCTCCGAAGCCGAAGCCGCCTGAAACCACGGAACTCCAACCGACACGGGGAGAGAGCAACTGGGCGAAGCTGATTCCAAGCTCGGCCGGTGCGGTGATGGTGGTAAACGCGCCGGCGTTTCTGCAAATTCCGTTCTTTCAGGAGCAATTCGCCACACGATTTGCGGAGAATTGGGGGCAAATTGGTCAGATTGTTGGTCTGACGCTGCCGACCGATCTGGAACGGGTGATTGTGGTGATTCCGGCGGAAGGGACCCCCGTTCAGCAATCGATTGTGTTGATTCAGATTACGCCGACCTGGGCCAGCCTGCGAGCCATTCTGGAAAATCAGCGGGGCGACGAGGATCGCAAATCGCCCGTGGATGGAATGGGGCCGATCTACCGCTGGTCAACCGATGGATTGCCCAATGAACGGGCGCATGTGACATTCTTAGATTCGCACACGCTTGCGGTTTCGAGCGATCGCCAGGAATTAATCGCGTTGATGCGACAATTTCGGGGCGTTCGTCCGGGGTTGGCACCCACCGAACCGTTGGCGATGGCCATTTCTCAGTGGACCGATGGTCATTTGATTCAATTGGCAACCAGCCGCTCCCTGAAATCGCTTGCTTCGGGAGAATCGGCGGCGGTTCAGTGGATGTCGCTGCAAGTTCTTTTGGATGATCGACTTCGGATCGATGGTGTGGTTGCGGGAGCCGCCGAAGCCGATGTCCGAAAGCAGATTTCCCAGTGGTTGTTATTGGTTGGTGGATTGGGAATATTGGAATCTCGCTTGAACATTCTTGGCGAATGGGCTGGCTCGATTCAGTTGGAAGCAACCGTCTCCCGACCAACGAACTCTGTTTTGCGTGTGCGATCGTCGATTCCCGCTGAGCGATTTTTGAATTGGGTGGGTGAGCGGGTGGATGAGGCCGATCCACTGCTGCCTGCCGTCCGATTGCTCGGCTCGGGGGCGATGTACCGCTTCCTGCCGGTGGTACCGATGCCGGAAGTACCGCCCACCCCGGCCCCCGCACCTGCTGCGTCCCCTGAAACCGTGCCTCCTGCGACGATGCCTCCGATGCCCCCACCAGCCGCTGCGCCGACTCCGACACCAGCGCCGACTGCGACACCAGCGCCGACTCCCACGCCAACGCCTGCTCCCACGCCAACGCCTGCCAACGCACCGGAAGGTGCCAAGCCGACTTCGCCAACACCGTGA
- a CDS encoding DUF1559 domain-containing protein — translation MIRFRRNAFTLIELLVVIAIIAILIGLLLPAVQKVREAASRMKCQNNMKQLALAVHNFESANQLLPAYSSLTGSNAGNFSIQARLLPFVEQENLRNLLTFDVSLTVGCCPGDVRPQFVVPAKTVLSLFRCPSDASQDTFTSRSGTSGGATGQDFVYAGTNYHVNIGTGVGTLYDARLPTDGIAWTNSRVRITDIIDGTSNTAAFGESLLGVQTQAPPAPTTDAERKRVMMNITCSWISPTIPPAVAGLNGGYVLPVDPAGYYSMSLASSLNRGWSGQRGAGWISGREYWTAYQHYLPPNSNIPDMQTCGNGVLGSRSNHTGGVNLALCDGSVRFVRDSITLTTWRAYGSRNGGEIITEE, via the coding sequence ATGATTCGATTCCGAAGGAATGCCTTCACGTTGATTGAGCTGTTGGTGGTGATCGCGATCATCGCGATTTTGATTGGATTGCTTCTACCAGCGGTTCAGAAGGTTCGCGAAGCGGCTTCTCGCATGAAGTGCCAAAACAACATGAAGCAGTTGGCATTGGCGGTGCACAATTTTGAGTCGGCGAACCAACTGCTGCCAGCGTATTCGAGTTTGACCGGGAGCAATGCCGGGAACTTTTCCATTCAAGCGAGATTGCTGCCGTTTGTCGAGCAGGAGAATTTGCGCAACTTGCTGACATTCGATGTCTCGCTCACTGTTGGGTGTTGTCCTGGCGATGTTCGGCCGCAATTTGTGGTGCCTGCCAAGACGGTGTTGTCGCTGTTTCGCTGTCCCAGTGATGCGTCGCAAGATACCTTCACCAGCCGTTCGGGAACCTCAGGCGGGGCAACCGGGCAAGATTTCGTGTATGCGGGCACGAATTACCATGTCAATATTGGGACGGGAGTGGGGACATTGTACGATGCCCGGCTCCCGACGGACGGAATTGCTTGGACCAATTCGCGAGTCCGGATCACGGATATCATCGATGGCACGAGCAATACCGCCGCGTTTGGCGAATCGCTACTGGGGGTGCAGACCCAAGCACCGCCCGCGCCAACGACCGATGCCGAACGCAAACGGGTCATGATGAATATCACCTGTTCGTGGATCAGTCCGACGATTCCGCCGGCGGTGGCGGGGCTGAATGGCGGGTATGTGCTGCCAGTCGATCCGGCAGGGTATTACAGCATGTCGTTGGCCAGTTCGCTCAATCGCGGGTGGTCTGGTCAGCGCGGTGCGGGGTGGATTAGCGGGCGAGAATACTGGACCGCCTATCAGCATTATCTTCCTCCCAACAGCAACATTCCCGACATGCAAACCTGTGGAAATGGTGTGCTGGGCTCCCGAAGTAACCACACAGGGGGCGTGAACCTGGCGTTGTGTGACGGCAGTGTCCGCTTCGTTCGAGACAGCATCACCCTGACGACTTGGCGTGCCTATGGCAGCCGCAACGGTGGCGAAATCATTACCGAGGAATAA
- a CDS encoding MBOAT family O-acyltransferase, whose amino-acid sequence MVFSSPIFLFAFLPAFLFGYHLAPRGWRNLFLFLASLFFYAWGEKLTVLVLFGSLVFNYAMACRIDRRLQQGQSAQQLLTFGILTNLGLLIFYKYLTFIVENLSLLSQAVGGSAFTLGFTPPDLPLGVSFFTFQAMSYLLDVHRRDIAAERHFIRFGLYVFLFPHLIAGPIVRYRDLAEQLGDRPVRDAQFMDGIRRFVLGLGKKLLLANPLAAVADSLFQHPTADLAASAAWLGLICYTLQIYFDFSGYSDMAIGLGKLFGFDFLENFRYPYVATSITDFWRRWHLSLSTWFRDYLYIPLGGNRRGAWITYRNCLIVFLLCGLWHGASWCFILWGAWHGLFLILERLGLGTLVDRLGPIRHGYTLLVVMIGWVFFRVSDLTVAGAYFAALAGSTTGTATWIDFWPGELTLVLPIAILAATPIWPTMAKRLHEYEANAKPIAGRIHLGRTVLELAWLSGLFLTATMQMAGSTYSPFIYFRF is encoded by the coding sequence GTGGTTTTCAGCTCGCCCATTTTCCTATTCGCGTTCTTACCCGCGTTTCTCTTCGGCTACCACCTCGCGCCACGCGGCTGGCGAAATCTCTTTCTATTTCTCGCCAGTTTATTCTTTTATGCCTGGGGCGAAAAACTCACCGTCCTCGTCCTCTTCGGCTCCCTGGTGTTCAATTACGCCATGGCTTGCCGCATCGATCGCCGTCTCCAACAGGGCCAATCCGCCCAACAATTGTTGACATTTGGAATTCTCACCAATCTAGGATTATTGATTTTCTATAAGTATCTCACGTTTATCGTCGAAAATCTCTCGCTCCTTTCGCAAGCCGTGGGTGGGTCAGCATTTACGCTCGGTTTCACACCTCCGGATTTGCCGCTCGGTGTCTCGTTTTTCACCTTTCAGGCCATGTCGTACCTACTCGATGTGCACCGACGCGACATCGCCGCCGAACGCCATTTCATTCGCTTCGGCTTATACGTCTTTCTCTTCCCCCACCTGATCGCAGGCCCAATTGTGCGATACCGCGATCTTGCCGAACAACTCGGTGATCGTCCGGTGCGCGACGCCCAATTCATGGACGGCATCCGCCGCTTCGTGCTGGGGTTGGGGAAAAAACTCCTGCTCGCCAATCCGCTCGCGGCGGTGGCCGATTCCTTATTCCAGCATCCCACCGCCGACCTCGCCGCGAGTGCGGCTTGGCTGGGACTGATCTGCTACACCTTGCAGATTTACTTCGATTTCTCCGGCTATTCCGACATGGCCATTGGCCTGGGCAAACTCTTCGGATTCGACTTCCTGGAGAATTTTCGCTATCCCTACGTCGCCACCAGCATCACCGATTTCTGGCGACGCTGGCATCTGTCGCTCTCCACCTGGTTCCGCGACTACCTGTATATCCCCCTGGGTGGGAATCGTCGCGGAGCTTGGATCACCTATCGAAATTGCCTCATCGTCTTTCTCCTCTGTGGGTTATGGCACGGAGCCAGTTGGTGTTTCATCCTGTGGGGAGCATGGCACGGCCTGTTTCTCATCCTGGAACGGCTTGGCCTGGGCACGCTCGTGGATCGTCTTGGCCCGATTCGCCATGGGTATACGTTGCTCGTTGTGATGATCGGCTGGGTATTCTTCCGAGTTTCGGACCTCACTGTCGCCGGTGCATACTTCGCGGCACTGGCCGGCTCGACCACCGGCACGGCGACCTGGATCGACTTCTGGCCGGGTGAGCTCACGCTGGTTCTGCCCATTGCGATTCTCGCGGCCACTCCCATCTGGCCGACCATGGCCAAACGGCTGCACGAATACGAGGCAAATGCCAAGCCGATCGCGGGGCGCATTCACCTGGGGCGCACCGTCTTGGAATTGGCGTGGCTCTCGGGGTTGTTCCTCACCGCGACCATGCAAATGGCGGGAAGCACCTATTCCCCGTTCATTTACTTCCGCTTTTGA
- a CDS encoding serine/threonine protein kinase → MAATAIRTLFDWIRELQILSPHDVASLESRFPHDITDLEMGVRWLIAQNQITLFQGRKLFHGRGHELNIGPYLLLDKLGEGGMGRVYKAQQRRLDRLVALKIMRSQWVTNPTILHRFRREAQTAASLDHPNLVRLLDADQISGCYLLVMEYVAGQDLAQIIKRRGPMRPKWCVRYARQIAMGLQHAHERGIVHRDIKPSNLMIAMDEQNRMGDLKILDMGLARPFLEDANDPEVTALTKEGRVLGTPDYMAPEQAKNSRGVDWRGDLYSLGCTMFFMLTGQPPFPKETAMEKLVAHQLELPPRLTDFDPNIPVELDAIVQRLLEKSPDRRYPHAAALLAAFDQLESSWTRSTGSALVIDLTGSELSPEEMRLSSGSIVLPDGSAITGLGGDSLSGRSHASTSAQSQSAMTLPESPSGISVPMLSGTQLPQPLLGVGDPIGTASTGNIRLASLPTPPMGMPIASQVPMGTAVASQVPMGEVVATLLTPGAAIPSASTPSFGIPGEMLVPQSETHAHPVATPVETVPAVFQNLSQPDSVVGDIVVPRMPHYTTARMSLLGQGPRNWVIWAGVAAAMLAVLAVAVWRIIGTGR, encoded by the coding sequence ATGGCCGCTACCGCAATTCGCACGCTTTTCGATTGGATTCGAGAGCTGCAAATTCTTTCACCGCATGATGTTGCATCGTTGGAATCGCGATTCCCCCATGATATTACCGATCTGGAAATGGGGGTGCGGTGGCTGATCGCGCAGAATCAAATCACGCTGTTCCAAGGGCGCAAACTGTTTCATGGTCGCGGGCATGAATTGAATATTGGTCCATACTTGCTGTTGGACAAGCTTGGCGAAGGCGGGATGGGGCGGGTCTATAAGGCGCAGCAGCGTCGCTTGGACCGATTGGTGGCGCTGAAAATCATGCGCTCGCAGTGGGTGACCAACCCGACGATTTTGCATCGCTTCCGCCGCGAGGCGCAAACGGCGGCCAGTCTCGATCATCCAAATTTGGTGCGATTGTTAGACGCGGATCAGATTAGCGGCTGCTACCTGTTGGTGATGGAATACGTTGCGGGGCAGGATCTTGCCCAGATTATCAAGCGGCGCGGCCCGATGCGGCCCAAGTGGTGCGTGCGCTATGCCCGGCAAATCGCCATGGGGTTGCAACATGCACATGAACGTGGAATCGTTCACCGGGACATTAAGCCTTCCAATCTGATGATCGCCATGGATGAACAGAATCGCATGGGCGATCTGAAGATTCTGGACATGGGCTTGGCACGACCCTTTTTGGAAGATGCGAATGACCCCGAGGTCACCGCGCTCACCAAAGAAGGGCGGGTTCTGGGCACGCCGGATTACATGGCCCCGGAGCAGGCGAAGAATTCGCGTGGGGTCGATTGGCGCGGCGATTTGTACAGCCTGGGCTGTACGATGTTTTTCATGCTCACCGGCCAACCGCCGTTTCCGAAAGAAACCGCGATGGAAAAATTGGTGGCCCATCAATTGGAATTGCCACCACGATTGACCGATTTTGATCCGAACATTCCTGTGGAACTCGATGCGATTGTGCAGCGATTGCTCGAAAAATCGCCCGATCGACGCTATCCTCATGCCGCAGCACTCCTTGCGGCATTCGATCAGTTGGAATCGTCGTGGACACGTTCCACTGGTTCGGCGTTGGTCATCGATTTGACGGGGAGCGAACTCTCGCCGGAGGAGATGCGGTTGTCATCGGGCTCGATCGTGTTGCCGGATGGTTCGGCGATTACGGGGCTGGGTGGCGATTCCTTGTCGGGGCGTTCGCACGCTTCGACCTCGGCTCAGTCGCAGTCGGCGATGACGTTACCGGAATCGCCCAGCGGCATTTCCGTACCGATGTTATCCGGAACACAATTGCCGCAACCCCTACTGGGAGTTGGAGATCCGATCGGAACCGCCTCAACGGGAAACATTCGCTTGGCCAGTCTGCCCACGCCACCGATGGGGATGCCGATTGCGTCGCAAGTGCCGATGGGAACCGCGGTTGCATCGCAAGTGCCGATGGGGGAAGTGGTTGCGACGCTATTGACACCCGGAGCCGCAATTCCATCGGCGAGTACCCCGAGTTTTGGTATCCCCGGCGAAATGCTGGTTCCGCAGTCCGAAACGCACGCGCATCCCGTCGCCACGCCGGTGGAAACGGTGCCTGCGGTGTTTCAAAATTTGTCGCAACCCGATAGCGTGGTTGGAGATATCGTGGTGCCGCGGATGCCGCATTACACGACCGCCCGAATGAGCCTGTTGGGGCAAGGCCCGCGAAACTGGGTGATCTGGGCGGGAGTTGCTGCGGCGATGCTCGCGGTGCTGGCGGTCGCTGTGTGGCGGATCATCGGCACCGGGCGATGA
- a CDS encoding AAA family ATPase produces the protein MSNSVVAPMEEADLHAAERLTQSYRQMSEQLSRVIVGQRDVLKQVMIALFCQGHCILEGVPGLAKTLMIANIAQLLSLNFKRIQFTPDLMPSDITGTEILEEEEGTGHRRMKFVKGPIFGNIILGDEINRTPPKTQAALLQAMQEYKVTISGVDHHLEKPFLVLGTQNPIEQEGTYPLPEAQLDRFMFKIIVDYPTFDEELMIAETTTSGDAPKLQPVVTKEVILQMQRVVRKVLVGRSMSSYAVQLVRSTRPGSDEAPDFVKKYLTWGAGPRACQAILLGAKANAMLDGRINVSFDDIRAVTKPVLRHRLGTSFRAESDGVTADHIVEKLFEVIREPR, from the coding sequence ATGTCGAATTCCGTTGTTGCTCCCATGGAAGAAGCGGACTTGCACGCCGCCGAGAGACTGACGCAATCGTATCGACAGATGAGTGAGCAACTCAGCCGCGTCATCGTCGGCCAACGCGATGTCCTCAAACAGGTGATGATCGCCCTGTTCTGTCAGGGGCACTGCATTTTGGAGGGGGTGCCTGGCCTGGCCAAGACCCTCATGATCGCCAACATTGCCCAATTATTATCGCTCAATTTTAAGCGCATCCAATTCACCCCCGACCTGATGCCATCGGATATTACCGGAACCGAAATTCTCGAAGAAGAAGAAGGAACCGGCCACCGACGCATGAAGTTCGTCAAGGGACCGATTTTCGGGAACATTATTCTGGGCGACGAAATCAACCGCACGCCACCGAAAACCCAAGCTGCCCTGCTGCAAGCCATGCAGGAATATAAGGTTACGATTTCCGGAGTCGATCATCATCTGGAAAAACCCTTCCTCGTGTTGGGCACCCAAAATCCCATCGAGCAGGAAGGGACCTACCCGCTGCCGGAAGCCCAATTGGATCGCTTCATGTTCAAAATCATCGTCGATTATCCCACATTCGACGAAGAATTGATGATTGCGGAAACCACCACATCCGGCGATGCTCCCAAACTGCAACCCGTTGTCACCAAAGAGGTTATCCTCCAAATGCAGCGCGTTGTCCGCAAAGTCTTGGTTGGCCGTTCCATGTCGTCGTATGCCGTTCAGCTCGTTCGCTCCACCCGCCCTGGCAGTGATGAAGCTCCCGATTTCGTCAAAAAATACCTCACCTGGGGAGCCGGCCCCCGCGCCTGCCAAGCCATTCTTTTGGGGGCGAAGGCCAACGCCATGCTCGATGGCCGCATCAACGTTTCGTTCGATGACATTCGTGCGGTCACCAAGCCCGTGTTGCGCCACCGACTCGGAACCAGCTTTCGCGCCGAAAGCGACGGCGTCACCGCCGATCACATCGTCGAAAAATTGTTCGAAGTCATTCGAGAACCCCGATAA